Proteins encoded together in one Schumannella luteola window:
- a CDS encoding Type 1 glutamine amidotransferase-like domain-containing protein: MRLMLCSGLVHEGPTLDALVGLLGKPIAESRIVVVIDAMLPFPGDKSTMLGHLDELKALGWAELDILTLFSGPSSGIEQRLRDADVIFGYGGTNHWLAHAWRASGLAPVLRELLDEKVYVGFSAGSMIFSRRHAEVVDAFDDHEEVRMLGLDQIDGGVGPALPLVDWMLLPHLGADFFPHATDEWAAEAAAKFPVPLWFLDDDSALIVRDPDTDPEPVGGHWLRFADGELVDAH; the protein is encoded by the coding sequence ATGCGCCTGATGCTCTGCTCCGGACTCGTGCACGAGGGGCCGACGCTCGACGCTCTCGTCGGCCTGCTCGGCAAGCCGATCGCGGAATCCCGCATCGTCGTCGTGATCGACGCGATGCTGCCGTTCCCGGGCGACAAGTCGACGATGCTCGGGCACCTCGATGAGCTGAAGGCGCTGGGATGGGCCGAGCTCGATATCCTCACCCTGTTCTCGGGCCCGAGTTCGGGCATCGAGCAGCGGCTGCGCGACGCGGACGTGATCTTCGGCTACGGCGGCACGAACCACTGGCTCGCGCACGCCTGGCGCGCCTCGGGCCTCGCGCCGGTGCTGCGCGAGCTGCTCGACGAGAAGGTCTACGTCGGCTTCAGCGCCGGATCGATGATCTTCTCGCGCCGGCACGCGGAGGTCGTCGATGCTTTCGACGATCACGAGGAGGTGCGGATGCTCGGCCTCGACCAGATCGACGGCGGCGTCGGCCCTGCGCTGCCGCTCGTCGACTGGATGCTGCTGCCGCATCTCGGCGCCGACTTCTTCCCGCACGCGACCGACGAGTGGGCGGCGGAGGCGGCAGCGAAGTTCCCGGTGCCGCTGTGGTTCCTCGATGACGATTCGGCGCTGATCGTGCGCGATCCGGATACCGACCCCGAGCCGGTGGGCGGCCACTGGCTGCGCTTCGCCGACGGCGAGCTGGTCGACGCGCACTGA
- a CDS encoding alpha/beta hydrolase translates to MTIASTAPTSAAPSTAPAYPVVEYKTADLDGLEIFYREAGPADAPVVLLLHGFPTSSHMFRNLIPYLADRFHVIAPDLPGYGQSAAPAHADFDYSFDSAADAVRKLLTKLGITRYAVNVFDYGAPTAWRLALADPDAITALIVQNGNAYDEGLDNDFWVPIKRYWADPSSENRDALRDLVKIDATRFQYTDGMGHPERISPDNWIADQAQLDRRGNDEIQMDYFLDYGTNPGLYPAVQEWLRAKQPPTLVVWGENDVIFPADGAHPYKRDLTDIEFHLFDSGHFLLEDRASEVFPLIHDFLARKLG, encoded by the coding sequence GTGACCATCGCATCCACCGCGCCGACCAGCGCCGCGCCGAGCACCGCACCCGCGTACCCCGTCGTCGAGTACAAGACCGCCGACCTCGACGGACTCGAGATCTTCTACCGCGAGGCCGGCCCCGCCGACGCGCCCGTCGTGCTGCTGCTGCACGGCTTCCCGACGTCGTCGCACATGTTCCGCAACCTGATCCCGTATCTGGCCGACCGCTTCCACGTGATCGCGCCCGACCTGCCCGGCTACGGCCAGAGCGCCGCACCCGCGCACGCCGACTTCGACTACAGCTTCGACAGTGCGGCGGACGCGGTGCGCAAGCTGCTGACGAAGCTCGGCATCACCCGCTACGCCGTCAACGTCTTCGACTACGGCGCCCCGACCGCCTGGCGTCTCGCCCTCGCCGACCCCGACGCGATCACCGCCCTCATCGTGCAGAACGGCAACGCCTACGACGAGGGACTCGACAACGACTTCTGGGTGCCGATCAAGCGCTACTGGGCCGACCCCAGCAGCGAGAACCGGGATGCGCTGCGCGACCTCGTGAAGATCGACGCGACGCGCTTCCAGTACACCGACGGGATGGGTCACCCCGAGCGCATCTCGCCCGACAACTGGATCGCCGACCAGGCCCAGCTCGACCGCCGGGGCAACGACGAGATCCAGATGGACTACTTCCTCGACTACGGCACCAACCCGGGCCTGTACCCGGCCGTGCAGGAGTGGCTGCGCGCGAAGCAGCCGCCGACCCTGGTCGTCTGGGGCGAGAACGACGTGATCTTCCCGGCCGACGGTGCGCACCCCTACAAGCGCGACCTGACCGACATCGAGTTCCACCTCTTCGACAGCGGCCACTTCCTGCTCGAAGACCGGGCGAGCGAGGTCTTCCCGCTCATCCACGACTTCCTCGCGCGCAAGCTCGGCTGA
- a CDS encoding TetR/AcrR family transcriptional regulator, whose product MDSRQKIVDSAKQMFWRHGYSTTSPRQVMADSGVGQGSFYHHFPAKSDLGREVVDANGRELLDGFRADMAAAGTGATGRDRLAVFLKSTGDALAGCRIGGFAYDAGVIAEPTLHAALGSAFANVAELIEQTVREGQADGSLRADLDPAATAAALMSVVEGAFVLARASGSQSTADTAVAGALALLAPPAAG is encoded by the coding sequence ATGGACAGCAGGCAGAAGATCGTCGACTCCGCGAAGCAGATGTTCTGGCGGCACGGCTACTCGACGACCAGCCCGCGCCAGGTGATGGCCGACTCGGGCGTCGGGCAGGGCAGCTTCTACCACCACTTCCCCGCGAAATCCGATCTGGGTCGCGAGGTGGTGGATGCCAACGGCCGCGAGCTGCTCGACGGCTTCCGCGCCGACATGGCCGCCGCGGGCACGGGCGCGACGGGCCGCGACCGCCTGGCCGTGTTCCTGAAGTCGACCGGCGACGCCCTCGCCGGCTGCCGCATCGGCGGCTTCGCCTACGACGCGGGCGTGATCGCCGAGCCGACCCTGCACGCCGCGCTCGGCTCCGCGTTCGCCAACGTCGCCGAGCTGATCGAGCAGACCGTGCGCGAGGGCCAGGCCGATGGATCCCTGCGTGCGGACCTCGACCCCGCCGCGACCGCCGCCGCGCTCATGTCCGTCGTCGAGGGCGCCTTCGTGCTCGCCCGCGCCTCCGGATCCCAGTCGACCGCCGACACCGCCGTCGCGGGCGCGCTCGCGCTGCTCGCCCCGCCGGCGGCCGGCTGA
- a CDS encoding cupin domain-containing protein, producing MSDGIDLATLATGLDEFWSQQVVASANGSLFKVAKGIGEVEWHQHDDQDEVFLVLTGELIVRLRDPEERAVPLKPGQLFVVPQGVQHAPVAADEASFLIIGRSITSTAEGGKPAWSEAGGAPA from the coding sequence ATGAGCGACGGGATCGATCTGGCGACGCTGGCGACGGGACTCGACGAGTTCTGGTCGCAGCAGGTGGTGGCGAGCGCGAACGGCAGCCTGTTCAAGGTCGCCAAGGGCATCGGCGAGGTCGAGTGGCACCAGCACGACGACCAGGACGAGGTCTTCCTCGTGTTGACCGGCGAACTCATCGTTCGGCTGCGCGACCCCGAGGAGCGCGCGGTTCCGCTGAAGCCGGGCCAGCTCTTCGTCGTGCCGCAGGGCGTGCAGCACGCGCCCGTCGCCGCCGACGAGGCGAGCTTCCTCATCATCGGCCGCAGCATCACGTCGACCGCCGAGGGCGGCAAGCCCGCTTGGAGCGAGGCCGGCGGCGCGCCCGCCTGA
- a CDS encoding zinc-binding dehydrogenase: MRAITHDRFAEPDEVLEVTERPTPEPGPGQVRVRTLLATIHNHDLWTVRGTYGFKPELPAGSGTEAVGVIEALGEGVTGLAVGQRVAAGGVFGVWAEQFLAPTKALIPVDDALPDEAAAQLVAMPFSAISLLHSLDLKAGDWLIQNAANGAVGRMVAQIAADRGIHVVGLVRRAAAVDELAAQGITGIVATDGGAADGSGSPDDWRDRVAALTGGAPIAAAVDSVGGESTSDLVSVLGDDGHLVVFGAMDADKVALPTGPIIFRQLTISGFWGSRVSRDMDPAVRGQLFGDLGRLIAEGKLTLPVAAIHPLEEIRDAVRATFTPGRVGKVLLRP, from the coding sequence ATGCGCGCCATCACCCACGACCGTTTCGCTGAGCCCGACGAGGTGCTCGAGGTCACCGAGCGTCCGACGCCCGAGCCGGGCCCCGGCCAGGTGCGCGTGCGGACGCTGCTCGCGACGATCCACAACCATGACCTGTGGACCGTGCGCGGCACCTACGGCTTCAAGCCCGAGCTGCCTGCCGGGTCGGGCACCGAGGCGGTCGGCGTGATCGAGGCGCTCGGCGAGGGCGTGACCGGGCTCGCGGTCGGCCAGCGCGTCGCCGCGGGCGGTGTGTTCGGCGTCTGGGCCGAGCAGTTCCTGGCCCCGACGAAGGCGCTCATCCCCGTCGACGACGCTCTGCCTGACGAGGCCGCCGCGCAGCTCGTCGCGATGCCGTTCAGCGCGATCAGCCTGCTGCACTCGCTCGACCTGAAGGCGGGCGACTGGCTCATCCAGAACGCCGCGAACGGTGCCGTCGGGCGGATGGTGGCGCAGATCGCGGCCGACCGCGGCATCCACGTCGTCGGGCTCGTGCGCCGCGCCGCCGCCGTCGACGAGCTCGCGGCCCAGGGCATCACGGGCATCGTCGCGACCGACGGCGGCGCGGCCGACGGCTCGGGCAGCCCCGACGACTGGCGCGACCGCGTCGCCGCACTCACCGGCGGCGCCCCGATCGCCGCCGCGGTCGACTCGGTCGGCGGCGAGTCGACATCGGACCTGGTCTCGGTGCTCGGCGACGACGGCCACCTGGTCGTGTTCGGCGCGATGGATGCCGACAAGGTCGCTCTGCCGACGGGTCCGATCATCTTCCGGCAGCTGACGATCTCCGGATTCTGGGGCAGCCGCGTCAGCCGCGACATGGATCCCGCCGTCCGCGGACAGCTGTTCGGCGACCTGGGCCGGCTCATCGCCGAGGGCAAGCTGACTCTGCCGGTCGCGGCGATCCATCCGCTGGAGGAGATCCGGGATGCGGTGCGCGCGACCTTCACTCCGGGTCGCGTCGGCAAGGTGCTGCTGCGCCCCTGA
- a CDS encoding DUF2277 domain-containing protein: MCRNIRCLNNFEPPTTDDEVREAALQFVRKVSGSTHPSRANTPAFEAAIDEIALATRRMLDQLVTNTAPKTREAEAIKGRARHEKRMEREVRIRTGSEAASA; encoded by the coding sequence ATGTGCCGCAACATCCGCTGCCTTAATAACTTCGAGCCGCCGACGACCGACGACGAGGTGCGCGAGGCGGCGCTGCAGTTCGTGCGCAAGGTGAGCGGATCGACGCATCCCTCTCGAGCGAACACGCCCGCCTTCGAAGCGGCGATCGACGAGATCGCTCTCGCCACGCGGCGGATGCTCGACCAGCTCGTCACGAACACCGCGCCGAAGACGCGCGAGGCCGAGGCGATCAAGGGTCGCGCCCGTCACGAGAAGCGGATGGAGCGCGAGGTGCGCATCCGCACCGGCTCTGAGGCGGCCTCGGCGTGA
- a CDS encoding RidA family protein yields MTVELITPEGMFQPVPYHHVAIGTGSRLIQMAGQVARDGAGGHVATGDLAGQIAHVLRSAGRGLAGAGATFADVTRLRFYIVDWSPAKSAAFGAGLAAVAAELALPEPLPPITLIGVQALFEPDALVELEVDAVLA; encoded by the coding sequence ATGACCGTCGAACTGATCACGCCCGAGGGGATGTTCCAGCCGGTTCCGTATCACCACGTCGCCATCGGCACGGGCTCGCGCCTCATCCAGATGGCCGGCCAGGTCGCCCGTGATGGCGCCGGCGGGCACGTCGCGACCGGCGACCTCGCGGGCCAGATCGCGCACGTGCTGCGCAGCGCCGGCCGAGGGCTCGCGGGAGCCGGGGCGACCTTCGCCGACGTCACGCGCCTGCGCTTCTACATCGTCGACTGGTCGCCGGCGAAGAGCGCGGCTTTCGGCGCCGGCCTCGCGGCGGTCGCCGCGGAGCTCGCGCTGCCCGAGCCGCTGCCGCCGATCACGCTCATCGGCGTGCAGGCCCTCTTCGAGCCCGATGCCCTGGTCGAGCTCGAGGTGGATGCGGTGCTCGCCTAG
- a CDS encoding winged helix-turn-helix transcriptional regulator, translating to MKHTGSPDAALLDVTAPQRELLDQVLDKWSLQVLDQLCGRPLRFNELRRVIPDVGQKSLTATLRRLERNGMIERVVLAARPVAVEYRISPIGDSLNELVDALLQWTSTTLPHVEAARERYDGATDTEAARA from the coding sequence ATGAAGCACACCGGCTCGCCCGACGCCGCCCTGCTCGACGTGACCGCGCCGCAGCGCGAGCTGCTCGACCAGGTGCTCGACAAGTGGTCGTTGCAGGTGCTCGATCAGCTCTGCGGGCGTCCGCTGCGGTTCAACGAGCTGCGCCGCGTCATCCCCGACGTCGGGCAGAAGTCGCTCACCGCGACGCTGCGCCGCCTCGAGCGCAACGGCATGATCGAGCGCGTCGTGCTCGCCGCGCGCCCCGTCGCGGTCGAGTACCGCATCTCGCCGATCGGCGACAGCCTCAACGAGCTGGTGGATGCGCTGCTGCAGTGGACGAGCACCACCCTCCCCCACGTCGAAGCCGCCCGCGAGCGCTACGACGGAGCGACCGACACCGAGGCTGCCCGGGCATGA
- the sigJ gene encoding RNA polymerase sigma factor SigJ gives MTHALADVIAERRRLVAIGYRMLGTLAEAEDAVQETYARWYRLDEAERAAVRVPAAWLTRVMSRVCLDVLGSARARRERYVGEWLPEPVPADLFSGISTSTSPEAARDPLDRVTLDEQVSTALLIVMESMTPAERVAFVLHDVFAVPFDEIAETVGRSSAAVRQLASSARRRVRDEGTIVRERHEHDRVVAAFSAACASGDLDALMRILDPTVVLRSDGGGIVSAARRPVIGADNVARFLLGLVAKRSDLTVDFRRTGDGTALILLDGGQLLGLANLRVHDGLVTDVWMQLNPEKLTAWSMDD, from the coding sequence ATGACGCACGCCCTCGCCGACGTGATCGCCGAGCGCCGGCGACTGGTCGCCATCGGCTACCGGATGCTCGGCACCCTCGCCGAGGCCGAGGACGCCGTGCAGGAGACCTACGCCCGCTGGTACCGGCTCGACGAGGCCGAACGGGCGGCCGTGCGGGTTCCCGCGGCCTGGCTGACTCGCGTGATGAGCCGGGTGTGCCTGGATGTGCTCGGCTCCGCCCGCGCGCGACGCGAGCGCTACGTGGGCGAGTGGCTGCCCGAGCCGGTGCCCGCCGACCTCTTCAGCGGGATCTCGACATCCACCTCGCCGGAGGCCGCTCGCGATCCGCTCGACCGGGTCACCCTCGACGAGCAGGTCAGCACGGCGCTGCTCATCGTGATGGAGAGCATGACCCCGGCCGAGCGCGTGGCGTTCGTGCTGCACGACGTGTTCGCGGTGCCGTTCGACGAGATCGCCGAGACCGTCGGGCGCAGCAGCGCCGCCGTGCGCCAGCTCGCCTCGTCGGCGCGACGCCGCGTGCGCGACGAGGGCACGATCGTGCGCGAGCGTCACGAACACGATCGCGTCGTCGCGGCCTTCAGCGCGGCGTGCGCGAGCGGTGACCTCGACGCGCTGATGCGGATTCTCGACCCGACGGTGGTGCTGCGCTCCGACGGCGGCGGCATCGTCTCGGCGGCGCGGCGGCCGGTCATCGGCGCCGACAACGTCGCCCGCTTCCTGCTCGGACTGGTCGCGAAGCGCAGCGACCTCACGGTCGACTTCCGGCGCACGGGCGACGGCACGGCGCTCATCCTGCTCGACGGCGGCCAGCTGCTCGGCCTGGCTAACCTCCGCGTGCACGACGGCCTGGTCACCGACGTCTGGATGCAGCTGAACCCCGAGAAGCTCACGGCCTGGTCAATGGACGACTGA
- a CDS encoding SDR family oxidoreductase — MIIAIAGATGTVGRHITRAALARGHEVRLLSRREGVDVAGGEGLDAALDGSAAVIDALGTSTLSQRKAVAFFSTTTRNLLAAEQRHGIGHHLALSIVGIDGIDTAYYAGKLAQERLVAAGPVPHTIARTTQFHEFAEQIAVRAALGPIVLAPRTLTRPVAAREVGVHLVELAEAGPSGRAPDLIGPRDETLVGMIRRMHAHDGIRRPVIDWRMPGAYGAGLASGALRGGSAADAPQRVGAQTFDAWLDAPEHRR, encoded by the coding sequence ATGATCATCGCCATCGCCGGGGCAACCGGCACCGTCGGCCGCCACATCACCCGCGCCGCGCTCGCCCGCGGACACGAGGTTCGCCTGCTCAGCCGCAGGGAGGGGGTGGATGTCGCCGGCGGCGAGGGTCTCGACGCCGCGCTCGACGGGTCCGCCGCCGTGATCGACGCGCTCGGGACGTCGACGCTGTCGCAGCGGAAGGCGGTCGCGTTCTTCAGCACGACGACCCGCAACCTGCTCGCCGCCGAGCAGCGTCATGGCATCGGTCACCACCTCGCGCTGTCGATCGTGGGCATCGACGGGATCGACACCGCCTACTACGCCGGCAAGCTCGCCCAGGAGCGGCTGGTGGCGGCGGGCCCCGTGCCGCACACGATCGCGCGCACGACGCAGTTCCACGAATTCGCCGAGCAGATCGCCGTGCGGGCAGCGCTCGGTCCGATCGTGCTCGCCCCGCGCACCCTCACCCGCCCGGTCGCGGCCCGCGAGGTCGGAGTCCACCTGGTCGAGCTCGCCGAGGCGGGGCCGAGCGGACGCGCGCCCGACCTGATCGGCCCGCGCGACGAGACGCTCGTCGGCATGATCCGCCGGATGCACGCCCACGACGGTATCCGCCGCCCGGTCATCGACTGGCGGATGCCGGGCGCATACGGGGCCGGGCTGGCTTCGGGGGCGCTTCGCGGCGGCTCGGCTGCGGATGCGCCGCAGCGGGTGGGCGCGCAGACCTTCGACGCGTGGCTGGATGCGCCGGAGCACCGCCGATGA
- a CDS encoding DUF2510 domain-containing protein: MTNAAAGWYDDGTGAQRWWDGQQWTETRQPAPPVDSPAALVDHIRAEAVAGAQPRPAANGMSYVVLQVVLKEKFWGTGSGNLTELEKSINAQASLGYRLHTITTAASGSKGLAGGDRIQATMVFEKLV; this comes from the coding sequence GTGACGAACGCAGCAGCCGGCTGGTACGACGACGGCACCGGCGCCCAGCGCTGGTGGGACGGCCAGCAGTGGACCGAGACCCGCCAGCCCGCTCCCCCGGTCGACAGCCCGGCGGCGCTCGTCGACCACATCCGCGCCGAGGCGGTCGCCGGAGCCCAGCCGCGCCCCGCCGCGAACGGCATGAGCTACGTCGTGCTGCAGGTCGTGCTCAAGGAGAAATTCTGGGGCACCGGCTCGGGCAACCTCACCGAGCTCGAGAAGTCGATCAACGCGCAGGCCTCGCTCGGCTACCGCCTGCACACGATCACGACCGCCGCCTCCGGCAGCAAGGGGCTGGCCGGCGGCGACCGGATCCAGGCGACCATGGTCTTCGAGAAGCTGGTCTGA
- a CDS encoding adenine phosphoribosyltransferase has translation MSSAADLLRALMRETPDFPEPGVLFRDLTPVLADGVALAALADELAAPFGDAYDVVAGLEARGFPLAAAIAARTGRGMLLVRKAGKLPGPVLSEDYGLEYGTDVLELRADLLPAGTRVLVVDDVLATGGTVAAAHRLIRAAGWTLAGTAVALELAELGGRARVDATIHAVLTV, from the coding sequence ATGAGCTCCGCCGCCGACCTGCTGCGCGCCCTGATGCGCGAGACCCCCGACTTCCCCGAACCGGGGGTGCTGTTCCGCGATCTGACTCCGGTGCTCGCCGACGGCGTCGCTCTCGCCGCGCTCGCCGACGAGCTGGCTGCGCCGTTCGGCGACGCCTACGACGTGGTCGCCGGCCTCGAGGCGCGCGGCTTCCCCCTGGCCGCCGCGATCGCGGCCCGAACCGGCCGCGGCATGCTGCTCGTGCGCAAGGCCGGCAAGCTGCCGGGCCCGGTGCTCTCGGAGGACTACGGGCTCGAGTACGGCACCGACGTCCTCGAGCTGCGCGCCGACCTGCTGCCGGCTGGAACACGCGTGCTGGTCGTCGATGACGTGCTCGCCACCGGAGGAACCGTCGCCGCCGCGCACCGGCTCATCCGCGCAGCGGGATGGACCCTCGCCGGCACCGCCGTCGCCCTCGAGCTCGCCGAGCTCGGCGGTCGCGCACGCGTCGACGCCACCATCCACGCGGTGCTGACGGTGTGA
- a CDS encoding ArsR/SmtB family transcription factor, with product MDTDLVIAAIADPSRRRILDALRLRDGQSVGELTEALAPLGRHAVLKHVGVLESAGLIVSQKQGRVRRCHLNAVPIVQLAERWIDDFGARASAGLLALKSDLEKEKHHDR from the coding sequence GTGGACACCGACCTCGTGATCGCGGCGATCGCGGATCCCTCGCGACGCCGGATCCTCGACGCCCTCCGGCTCCGCGACGGGCAGAGCGTCGGCGAGCTCACCGAGGCTCTCGCACCGCTCGGCCGGCACGCAGTGCTGAAGCACGTCGGCGTGCTGGAGTCCGCCGGCCTGATCGTGTCGCAGAAGCAGGGCCGTGTGCGCCGGTGCCACCTCAACGCCGTGCCGATCGTGCAGCTCGCCGAGCGCTGGATCGACGACTTCGGCGCCCGCGCCTCCGCGGGCCTGCTCGCACTCAAGTCCGACCTGGAGAAGGAGAAGCACCATGACCGCTGA
- a CDS encoding SRPBCC domain-containing protein, with protein sequence MTADRIYEVEVAADAETAWAALTEPETVHRYYYGTAPRTTWEVGSPIEFVDGDGDVQITGEVLEHEPPRRLAHSFVATWYGEPDDQGSLHWTITPTATGCRVTLVHRGARAQTREGSETADGSRHIIDALKSLLDGPDISSSIVIDAPLERVWDAIVDSAAFGAWFGAEFDGPFEVGATTTGRIRPTAVDPEVAAAQEPHRGAPLVLHVTAIEPRSRFAFRWHPIDGEDATTTVEVIVEEAAEGTLVTFTENGFDALPEDRRTAAREGNEGGWDAQTRLLAGYLAA encoded by the coding sequence ATGACCGCTGATCGCATCTACGAGGTCGAGGTCGCCGCCGACGCCGAGACGGCGTGGGCGGCGCTCACCGAGCCCGAGACGGTGCACCGGTACTACTACGGCACGGCTCCCCGCACGACCTGGGAGGTCGGCTCCCCCATCGAGTTCGTCGACGGCGACGGTGACGTGCAGATCACCGGCGAGGTGCTGGAGCACGAGCCGCCGCGCCGTCTCGCCCACAGCTTCGTCGCCACCTGGTACGGCGAGCCCGACGATCAGGGATCCCTGCACTGGACCATCACCCCGACCGCGACCGGATGCCGGGTCACGCTGGTGCATCGAGGCGCACGAGCGCAGACCCGCGAGGGCTCGGAGACCGCCGACGGCTCACGGCACATCATCGACGCCCTGAAGTCCCTGCTCGACGGGCCGGACATCTCATCCTCGATCGTGATCGACGCGCCGCTCGAGCGGGTCTGGGACGCCATCGTCGACTCCGCGGCATTCGGCGCCTGGTTCGGCGCCGAATTCGACGGCCCGTTCGAGGTCGGCGCCACCACGACCGGTCGGATCCGCCCGACCGCGGTCGACCCCGAGGTCGCGGCCGCGCAGGAGCCCCACCGGGGCGCGCCGCTCGTGCTGCATGTCACCGCGATCGAGCCGCGGTCGCGCTTCGCCTTCCGCTGGCATCCGATCGACGGGGAGGACGCGACCACCACGGTCGAAGTGATCGTCGAGGAGGCAGCGGAAGGCACCCTCGTCACGTTCACCGAGAACGGCTTCGACGCCCTGCCCGAGGATCGGCGCACGGCCGCGCGCGAGGGCAACGAGGGCGGTTGGGATGCGCAGACCCGGCTGCTCGCGGGCTACCTGGCGGCCTGA
- a CDS encoding HAD family acid phosphatase gives MTFVRSHSSATEAAASGATGPSRTRRGIAVAAAVALGLGAALTGATAAQAHGSDHGGGSGGGGYGSGSSSWPGTAGWGVDDHALTPRTKFTMNPDGSSGTTQGGEGIPNIDVVKKTIATYYGDPGTGIANKTDSPYIREMDALTAAETAKLKPAYDAAIAAGQKPAIVFDADDTTLWTYDMEVADMKFVFDPVKQDEWVQDERFAATPGMTAYVKAAKDLGFTIFGLTGRNDDQKDATVANLAKVGYEGFTTADFFTKWTGVGASTQPDYISCATAKCTTVEYKAGTRKHIEQDLGYTITLNVGDQFSDLQGGFAQRALKLPNPTYYLPSANLPGVTEPALAPRMQFTMAADGSSGATQGGEGIPNIDSVKSTIYAYYGDPGTGIANTTDSPYIREMRSIVSKQIPRVAAACYLGKKLKKNPAIVLDADDTTLWTYDMEVADMKFVFDPVKQDVWVQEQRFPATPSMQSLVSIAKKAGCTIIGLTGRNDDQKDATIANLAKVGYSGFAAANYYTKWTGVGASQQPSYIHCAAAKCTTVEYKSQTRAHVQSRDGGKYTIVANFGDQFSDLLGGSSLTAVKLPNPTYYLP, from the coding sequence GTGACGTTCGTCCGATCCCACTCATCCGCCACCGAGGCCGCCGCGAGCGGCGCGACCGGCCCGAGCCGCACCCGCCGCGGCATCGCCGTCGCCGCGGCCGTCGCACTCGGCCTCGGCGCCGCGCTCACCGGCGCGACCGCCGCGCAGGCGCACGGCTCCGACCACGGCGGAGGGAGCGGAGGCGGCGGATACGGCTCCGGCAGCAGCTCCTGGCCCGGCACCGCGGGCTGGGGCGTCGACGACCACGCCCTCACCCCGCGCACGAAGTTCACGATGAACCCCGACGGCTCGAGCGGCACGACGCAGGGCGGCGAGGGCATCCCGAACATCGACGTCGTCAAGAAGACCATCGCGACCTACTACGGCGACCCCGGCACGGGCATCGCGAACAAGACCGACTCGCCCTACATCCGCGAGATGGATGCGCTCACCGCCGCCGAGACCGCGAAGCTCAAGCCCGCCTACGACGCCGCGATCGCCGCCGGCCAGAAGCCCGCGATCGTGTTCGACGCCGACGACACCACGCTCTGGACCTACGACATGGAGGTCGCGGACATGAAGTTCGTCTTCGACCCCGTGAAGCAGGACGAGTGGGTGCAGGATGAGCGCTTCGCCGCGACGCCGGGCATGACGGCCTACGTGAAGGCCGCGAAAGATCTCGGCTTCACGATCTTCGGCCTCACCGGGCGCAACGACGACCAGAAGGATGCCACGGTCGCCAACCTCGCGAAGGTCGGCTACGAGGGCTTCACCACCGCGGACTTCTTCACGAAGTGGACCGGCGTCGGCGCATCCACCCAGCCCGACTACATCAGCTGCGCCACCGCGAAGTGCACCACGGTCGAGTACAAGGCCGGCACCCGCAAGCACATCGAGCAGGACCTCGGCTACACGATCACGCTCAACGTCGGCGACCAGTTCAGCGACCTGCAGGGCGGCTTCGCCCAGCGCGCGCTCAAGCTGCCGAACCCGACCTACTACCTCCCGTCGGCGAACCTGCCGGGCGTGACCGAGCCGGCGCTCGCCCCGCGCATGCAGTTCACGATGGCGGCGGATGGGTCGAGCGGTGCGACGCAGGGCGGTGAGGGCATCCCCAACATCGACAGCGTCAAGTCGACCATCTACGCCTACTACGGCGACCCCGGCACGGGCATCGCGAACACGACCGACTCGCCCTACATCCGCGAGATGCGCTCGATCGTGTCGAAGCAGATCCCCCGCGTCGCAGCCGCCTGCTACCTCGGCAAGAAGCTGAAGAAGAACCCGGCGATCGTGCTGGATGCCGACGACACCACCCTGTGGACCTACGACATGGAGGTCGCCGACATGAAGTTCGTCTTCGACCCGGTGAAGCAGGACGTCTGGGTGCAGGAGCAGCGCTTCCCGGCGACGCCGAGCATGCAGTCGCTCGTCTCGATCGCGAAGAAGGCCGGCTGCACGATCATCGGGCTGACGGGCCGCAACGACGACCAGAAGGATGCGACGATCGCCAACCTGGCGAAGGTCGGCTACTCCGGATTCGCGGCCGCGAACTACTACACGAAGTGGACCGGGGTCGGCGCCTCGCAGCAGCCGTCGTACATCCACTGCGCCGCCGCGAAGTGCACGACCGTCGAGTACAAGTCGCAGACGCGCGCGCATGTGCAGTCGCGTGACGGCGGCAAGTACACGATCGTCGCGAACTTCGGCGACCAGTTCAGCGACCTGCTCGGCGGATCGTCGCTCACCGCGGTGAAGCTGCCGAACCCGACGTACTACCTGCCGTAG